The following are from one region of the Aequoribacter fuscus genome:
- a CDS encoding molecular chaperone DnaJ: MPKLILFAAAALALYIAVTRIKALPAPKRKAAYLQLIFVVALVVAVLLALSGKMHWVGALITGLLVLLRQSLPLLIQLLPHLKGWLGQTGSGATSQVESAILRMTLDHSNGRLNGTVLAGAFSGKLLSELSQSELDTLLEYCRANDADSTQLLLSYLEQRFGEDYQNQAPPPGDSGGQLTEKEALAILGLSEGASKNDIIAAHRKLMQKLHPDRGGNDYLAARVNDAKAKLLGER, translated from the coding sequence ATGCCAAAACTGATACTATTTGCCGCTGCTGCACTCGCTCTTTACATTGCCGTAACACGCATCAAAGCCCTACCCGCACCAAAACGCAAAGCGGCCTATCTTCAGCTGATTTTTGTGGTGGCTTTGGTCGTGGCCGTATTACTGGCACTTAGCGGCAAAATGCACTGGGTTGGCGCATTGATCACTGGCTTATTGGTACTTCTAAGACAATCGCTGCCCCTGTTGATCCAACTGCTACCCCATCTTAAGGGTTGGTTGGGGCAGACGGGCTCTGGCGCCACTTCTCAAGTGGAGTCTGCCATACTACGCATGACCCTAGATCACAGTAATGGTCGTTTGAACGGCACAGTACTGGCTGGTGCATTCAGCGGTAAGCTGCTATCAGAGCTCTCGCAGAGCGAGCTCGACACGCTCTTGGAATACTGTCGCGCCAACGACGCGGATTCTACCCAACTACTGCTGTCCTACCTCGAGCAGCGCTTCGGCGAGGACTATCAAAATCAAGCGCCACCGCCGGGCGACAGCGGTGGACAGTTAACGGAGAAAGAAGCACTGGCAATTTTGGGCCTTTCCGAGGGTGCCTCCAAAAACGATATCATTGCAGCGCATCGCAAGCTCATGCAAAAATTGCACCCCGACCGTGGCGGTAACGACTACCTAGCCGCACGCGTGAATGACGCCAAAGCTAAGTTACTGGGAGAACGTTAA
- a CDS encoding 16S rRNA (uracil(1498)-N(3))-methyltransferase, with amino-acid sequence MNIILLENDTTSDHFEAQLNPSAHRHCIEVLRPQVGHSLKVGVYGGKLGLGTVIEHTETRTVLDVTLSERPPSKEPICLVLALPRPKMLRRILSASIELGVEAIHIINSYRVEKSYWQSPYLKPDAVDRTILTALEQAGDTVPPSLRWHKGFKPFAEDILPGLARSYPNAWLGDHRVQSSLNTNRSDEPRLIAIGPEGGFIPYEIDLLQKAGLTPVNLGARIMRVETAVSALLGKLIA; translated from the coding sequence GTGAATATCATACTGCTCGAGAACGACACCACCAGTGATCATTTTGAAGCGCAGTTGAACCCAAGCGCTCATCGGCACTGTATCGAAGTCCTGCGACCCCAGGTTGGCCACTCACTCAAAGTTGGCGTTTACGGCGGCAAACTGGGGCTGGGTACGGTAATCGAGCACACTGAAACCCGCACTGTACTTGATGTTACATTGTCCGAAAGACCACCAAGCAAAGAACCAATCTGCTTGGTACTTGCTTTGCCGAGGCCTAAAATGCTGCGACGTATACTCAGCGCAAGCATTGAGCTCGGCGTCGAGGCCATTCACATCATCAACAGCTACCGAGTCGAAAAGAGTTATTGGCAGTCGCCCTATTTAAAGCCCGATGCTGTGGACCGCACCATTCTGACGGCTTTAGAGCAAGCTGGGGACACCGTTCCTCCGAGTTTACGCTGGCACAAGGGCTTTAAGCCCTTCGCAGAAGACATACTCCCAGGCCTCGCTAGGTCTTACCCAAACGCTTGGTTGGGCGATCACCGCGTGCAGTCTAGCCTAAACACCAACCGCAGCGACGAACCGCGTCTCATCGCCATAGGCCCCGAGGGTGGGTTTATCCCCTACGAAATCGACTTGTTACAAAAGGCCGGGCTCACACCCGTCAATTTAGGCGCAAGAATCATGCGAGTAGAAACCGCGGTCAGCGCTTTACTGGGTAAACTCATCGCGTAA
- the rimO gene encoding 30S ribosomal protein S12 methylthiotransferase RimO, whose amino-acid sequence MSEAQTQNPTVGFVSLGCPKALVDSERILTQLQQDGYAISGSYEGADLVIVNTCGFIDSAKQESLDAIGEALAENGRVIVTGCMGAGDDAKRIQDLHPKVLSVTGPAAYEDVMTAVRHHVPKPQEHNPFIDLVPDHGIKLTPRHYAYLKISEGCNHRCSFCIIPHLRGDLVSRPAGDVMREAEALVRGGVRELLVVSQDTSAYGVDLKYKTDFWDGRPVKTQMLALSEALGSLGVWVRMHYVYPYPHVDNVIPLMAEGKILPYLDIPFQHASHDILKAMKRPAAAEKVLDRIHSWRKVCPDLSLRSTFIVGFPGETETQFQELLDFISEAQLDNVGCFQYSSVEGAPANALANPVADEVKQDRWERFMALQQTISAERRAAKIGTEQQLIIDHVDSEGAMGRTRGDAPEIDGVVHLPGYTDLRPGDLVTAEITGADEYDLWVE is encoded by the coding sequence GTGTCTGAAGCGCAAACGCAAAACCCAACCGTAGGATTTGTCAGCCTAGGATGCCCAAAGGCATTAGTCGACTCCGAGCGAATTCTCACCCAGCTACAGCAAGATGGCTATGCCATCAGTGGTTCCTACGAGGGTGCAGACCTCGTGATCGTGAACACCTGCGGATTTATCGACAGCGCCAAACAAGAATCCTTGGATGCTATCGGCGAGGCCTTAGCTGAAAATGGCCGCGTGATTGTCACGGGCTGCATGGGTGCGGGTGACGATGCCAAGCGCATCCAAGACCTACATCCCAAAGTACTGAGTGTCACGGGACCCGCGGCCTACGAAGACGTCATGACAGCGGTGCGTCACCACGTCCCCAAACCACAAGAGCACAATCCCTTTATCGACTTAGTACCTGATCACGGAATCAAACTCACGCCGCGACACTACGCTTACCTGAAAATTTCGGAAGGCTGCAACCATCGCTGCAGCTTTTGCATCATTCCGCATTTACGCGGCGATTTGGTCAGCCGGCCCGCTGGTGACGTTATGCGGGAAGCCGAGGCTCTGGTGCGCGGTGGCGTGCGCGAGCTCTTGGTCGTATCACAAGATACGAGCGCCTACGGTGTGGACCTGAAATACAAAACCGATTTCTGGGATGGCCGCCCCGTCAAAACTCAAATGCTGGCTTTGAGCGAAGCCTTGGGCTCCCTAGGCGTTTGGGTCCGGATGCACTACGTCTACCCCTACCCCCACGTCGACAATGTCATTCCATTAATGGCCGAGGGTAAAATCCTGCCCTATCTAGACATTCCTTTTCAGCACGCCTCTCACGATATACTCAAGGCTATGAAACGCCCTGCGGCGGCTGAAAAAGTACTCGACAGAATCCACAGCTGGCGCAAAGTCTGTCCCGATCTATCGTTACGCAGTACCTTTATCGTGGGATTCCCCGGGGAAACAGAGACGCAGTTCCAAGAGCTACTCGACTTTATTAGCGAAGCTCAGCTCGATAACGTCGGCTGTTTCCAATACTCGTCCGTCGAAGGGGCACCCGCTAACGCCTTAGCCAACCCCGTCGCCGATGAGGTCAAACAAGACCGATGGGAACGCTTCATGGCGCTACAGCAAACTATCAGTGCTGAAAGGCGTGCCGCGAAAATTGGTACCGAGCAGCAACTCATTATCGATCACGTCGACAGTGAGGGTGCTATGGGCCGCACCCGCGGTGATGCGCCCGAGATCGACGGTGTGGTGCACCTCCCCGGCTACACCGACTTGCGCCCGGGCGACCTGGTCACAGCAGAGATTACTGGAGCTGACGAATACGATCTTTGGGTTGAGTAG
- a CDS encoding PHP domain-containing protein — translation MSQRLDLHVHSTCSDGALSVPDLLERALAADIQTIALTDHDTIKGVETAREWLSNNSEASLQLISGTELSCVWQGVTIHVVGLNFDVQNTLLDSYLQGLDHARSERAELIASRLEKQGFKGALAGAQAIAGEAQLGRPHFARWLVEAGHCDSMNAAFKRWLGRGKLGDVKVFWPSLEEAVGVVVNAGGVAVLAHPQHYGMTRAKLKRLVFAFAQAGGSALELPLGKDHADVALYVRRLLNECELSVSLGSDFHADSEWGPRLGVDVAVARNLNPVWAGW, via the coding sequence ATGTCGCAGCGCTTAGATTTACACGTGCACAGCACATGCTCGGATGGCGCTTTGTCTGTGCCGGACCTGCTGGAGCGTGCGCTCGCCGCCGATATTCAAACCATAGCGCTGACGGATCACGACACCATCAAGGGTGTAGAGACTGCCCGAGAATGGCTGTCGAATAATTCAGAGGCTTCACTGCAATTGATCTCGGGGACCGAATTGTCCTGTGTTTGGCAGGGGGTTACGATTCACGTGGTGGGGCTGAACTTTGACGTTCAAAACACTCTACTGGACTCCTATTTGCAGGGCTTAGACCACGCCAGATCGGAACGCGCTGAACTCATTGCCAGTCGGCTAGAGAAGCAAGGTTTTAAGGGCGCTTTGGCTGGCGCTCAGGCGATCGCGGGTGAGGCTCAGCTGGGACGTCCCCACTTTGCGCGCTGGTTGGTCGAGGCTGGCCATTGTGACTCGATGAATGCCGCTTTTAAACGGTGGTTGGGGCGCGGTAAGTTGGGTGACGTCAAAGTGTTTTGGCCGAGTCTAGAAGAGGCAGTTGGCGTGGTTGTGAACGCGGGCGGTGTTGCTGTGTTGGCGCACCCACAACATTACGGTATGACCAGAGCCAAACTCAAGCGGCTTGTCTTTGCTTTTGCGCAAGCCGGAGGGAGTGCTCTAGAACTCCCTCTGGGCAAAGACCATGCCGATGTCGCCCTCTATGTCCGGCGTTTGCTAAACGAATGTGAGCTCAGTGTATCACTGGGCAGTGATTTTCATGCGGACTCCGAGTGGGGGCCGCGCTTGGGGGTAGATGTGGCTGTTGCTCGCAATCTAAACCCCGTTTGGGCTGGCTGGTAA
- a CDS encoding segregation and condensation protein A produces MGPPLPQQGEMPFAVVMGQALTELPKDLYIPPQALEVILEAFEGPLDLLLYLIRRQNLDILDIDVSDITEQYMQYVELMDALQFELAAEYLLMAAMLAEIKSRMLLPRQVADEEDEEDPRAQLIRRLQEYERFKKAAEDIDELPRVDRDVFLTSAAPPEIERIRPEPEVGLQEILVAFAEVMARANMFESHHIQREALSTRERMSQVLERLSGESFMPFVSLFKAEEGRMGVVVTFLAIMELIKESLVEIVQTEAFGPIHVKARAS; encoded by the coding sequence ATGGGGCCGCCTTTACCGCAGCAAGGCGAAATGCCGTTTGCGGTGGTTATGGGGCAGGCCCTGACTGAGTTGCCCAAGGATTTATACATCCCGCCCCAGGCGCTGGAGGTCATACTCGAGGCCTTTGAGGGGCCACTCGATTTATTACTGTATTTAATTCGTCGCCAAAATTTAGATATTTTGGATATCGACGTTTCGGATATTACTGAGCAGTACATGCAGTACGTCGAGCTTATGGACGCGCTGCAGTTTGAATTGGCAGCAGAGTACTTGTTGATGGCCGCTATGCTGGCGGAAATCAAGTCGCGTATGCTGTTGCCTAGGCAAGTTGCCGATGAAGAAGATGAGGAAGATCCGAGAGCTCAACTCATTCGTCGACTGCAAGAGTATGAGCGTTTCAAGAAGGCCGCAGAGGATATCGATGAATTACCGCGTGTGGATCGCGATGTCTTTTTAACGAGCGCAGCACCGCCCGAAATCGAGCGAATTCGTCCCGAGCCTGAGGTGGGTTTGCAGGAAATTTTGGTCGCTTTTGCAGAGGTTATGGCGCGGGCCAATATGTTCGAGAGTCATCATATTCAGCGCGAGGCGCTATCGACTCGAGAGCGAATGTCGCAAGTTCTTGAGCGACTGTCCGGCGAGAGCTTCATGCCGTTTGTGTCGTTGTTTAAAGCCGAAGAGGGACGCATGGGTGTTGTTGTGACTTTTTTGGCGATTATGGAACTCATTAAAGAATCACTGGTTGAAATAGTGCAAACCGAAGCCTTTGGGCCCATTCATGTTAAGGCGCGTGCATCATGA
- a CDS encoding YciI family protein: MLFIILCSDKPNHGEVRAATRPAHLAHIQPLVDQGRLIIAGPIPSEASPDPSVPVEGSLIIAEFETHADAAEWAANDPYALAGLFAEVSIRPYRKALP, encoded by the coding sequence ATGTTATTTATTATTTTGTGTAGCGATAAACCCAACCATGGCGAAGTTCGCGCTGCCACACGCCCAGCACACTTGGCGCACATCCAGCCTTTGGTCGACCAAGGCCGCTTGATTATCGCGGGCCCTATTCCCAGCGAAGCGAGCCCCGACCCCAGCGTACCCGTAGAAGGGAGCTTAATTATTGCCGAATTCGAGACGCACGCCGACGCCGCGGAATGGGCCGCTAACGACCCTTATGCCCTGGCGGGACTATTCGCGGAGGTCTCAATTCGACCCTACCGCAAAGCCTTACCCTAA
- a CDS encoding pyridoxine 5'-phosphate synthase, which produces MIALSVNVNKVALLRNSRDTVIPSVVDYALRCIHYGAHGITVHPRPDQRHIRVDDCYALKQALSVELNIEGNPFSPPMPSTRKGVSDYPGFMPLVDAIRPAQCTLVPDANDQLTSDHGFDLERDADKLRPILQQLKEWGVRSSIFVDPNPSTVALAADLGADRVELYTETFAREFEQGRGQQSLELFARTAEAAYEAGLEINAGHDLNLDNLSLFSDLPHLAEVSIGHALTADALYLGLEQTISQYLAALKTA; this is translated from the coding sequence ATGATTGCGTTAAGCGTTAACGTTAACAAAGTGGCCCTACTTAGGAATTCACGCGACACCGTTATCCCATCGGTGGTTGATTATGCCCTGCGCTGCATTCATTACGGCGCTCATGGCATTACGGTGCACCCCCGCCCAGACCAACGCCATATCCGCGTAGACGACTGTTACGCTCTTAAACAAGCGCTTTCGGTTGAACTCAACATCGAGGGCAATCCCTTCAGCCCACCGATGCCAAGCACACGAAAGGGGGTCAGTGACTACCCGGGGTTTATGCCACTGGTCGATGCCATTCGACCTGCACAGTGCACGCTAGTACCCGATGCCAACGACCAACTGACCTCGGATCACGGCTTTGATTTGGAGCGTGATGCCGACAAACTACGACCGATATTGCAGCAGCTCAAAGAGTGGGGGGTACGCAGCAGTATATTCGTCGATCCCAACCCAAGCACCGTGGCGTTAGCCGCCGATTTGGGTGCCGATAGAGTCGAACTTTACACAGAGACGTTTGCCCGCGAATTCGAGCAGGGGCGCGGTCAACAAAGCCTCGAATTATTCGCGCGTACGGCGGAAGCGGCCTACGAGGCAGGACTTGAAATTAACGCGGGTCATGACTTGAACTTAGATAACTTATCCTTGTTCAGCGACCTACCGCACTTAGCGGAGGTTTCTATCGGTCACGCCCTCACGGCTGATGCGCTGTATCTGGGCTTGGAGCAGACCATCAGTCAATATTTGGCCGCACTCAAAACCGCCTAG
- a CDS encoding DUF2244 domain-containing protein, whose translation MVNASEHDQKHVIVAQPNLSASWKQNKQLIIFLSIPSIGAALFFWSLGAWPILPFAGLEIAALSASLYYVHWKLHFKHVITFNGDTVRIDKGVYAPKFTYTLPRDETSLAIRPENHPWDGPELYIQDRTHSIRVGEFLNRDECLSLQAHLKKQLRISAFGPTFNRNL comes from the coding sequence TTGGTCAACGCCTCGGAACATGATCAAAAGCACGTTATTGTGGCGCAACCCAACCTATCCGCCAGTTGGAAGCAAAACAAGCAGCTGATTATTTTCTTATCGATTCCATCCATCGGCGCGGCCCTATTTTTCTGGAGCCTGGGAGCCTGGCCGATTTTGCCGTTCGCAGGGCTCGAAATCGCCGCGCTATCCGCCTCCTTGTACTACGTACACTGGAAACTTCATTTCAAGCATGTCATCACCTTTAACGGCGACACGGTACGAATTGACAAAGGCGTCTACGCCCCAAAATTTACCTACACTCTACCTAGAGACGAAACCAGCCTAGCCATCCGCCCAGAAAACCACCCTTGGGATGGCCCCGAGCTTTACATCCAAGATCGAACACACTCGATACGCGTGGGTGAATTTTTGAACCGCGACGAGTGTTTATCGCTGCAAGCACATCTAAAGAAACAACTGCGTATTAGCGCTTTTGGCCCCACCTTTAATCGGAACTTGTAG
- a CDS encoding inner membrane-spanning protein YciB yields the protein MKQLLEFVPIALFFISYQMNGETIRLGDWAYTMDGIYSATLILMIATTLQVFGLALWERKFEKRGLWMLAAVLIFGAATVVLRNELFIQWKPTIFNWALGILFIGSQFIGKKTIMERTLGAQLQLPKRAWTTLNLVWASHFTIVGGLNLWVAYTFSEDAWVSYKLYSAIGFTVVLTILTAIIMTPYLKKETSAPAEQDH from the coding sequence ATGAAACAACTGTTGGAATTTGTACCCATAGCGCTATTTTTTATTAGCTATCAAATGAACGGCGAGACAATACGTCTTGGCGATTGGGCCTACACGATGGATGGCATTTATAGCGCCACCCTGATCCTAATGATAGCGACTACCCTGCAAGTCTTTGGGCTGGCGTTATGGGAGCGTAAATTTGAAAAACGGGGCTTGTGGATGCTCGCCGCTGTATTAATATTCGGTGCTGCAACCGTGGTGCTTCGCAACGAACTCTTTATTCAGTGGAAGCCCACGATATTCAACTGGGCCTTGGGCATACTGTTTATCGGCTCACAATTTATCGGCAAAAAAACTATCATGGAGCGCACCCTGGGCGCGCAGTTACAGCTACCTAAGCGAGCCTGGACGACCTTGAACTTGGTCTGGGCCAGCCACTTCACCATCGTCGGTGGCTTAAACTTATGGGTTGCCTACACCTTTAGCGAGGACGCTTGGGTCAGCTACAAGCTTTATTCTGCCATTGGATTCACCGTGGTATTGACCATACTGACCGCCATCATTATGACGCCGTATCTCAAAAAAGAGACATCGGCTCCCGCTGAACAGGATCATTAG
- a CDS encoding pseudouridine synthase yields the protein MSDYLVPHSQEPIGILYQDEHLLFVAKPHFLLSVPGKHPLNKDCLISRLQQTYPDARIVHRLDLDTSGTMVIALGKERHAELSRQFRLRQVAKSYIAVVAGEIKENAGTIDLPIRADWENRPRQKVCFERGKPSITHFTVIARGNNSTRLRLHPVTGRSHQLRLHLLSIGHPILGCDLYADPESLSRSDRLLLHAERLALKHPVTGQWLSIESEPAF from the coding sequence ATGAGCGACTATCTTGTTCCGCACTCGCAAGAACCGATCGGGATCTTATACCAAGATGAACACCTATTATTTGTCGCTAAACCGCATTTTTTGTTGAGCGTGCCGGGCAAACACCCACTCAACAAAGACTGCTTAATTTCGCGACTGCAACAAACCTACCCCGACGCCCGCATTGTTCACAGGCTCGATTTAGACACCTCGGGCACTATGGTCATCGCCTTGGGCAAAGAGCGTCACGCCGAGCTTTCTCGGCAGTTCCGCTTACGACAAGTCGCCAAATCTTATATCGCCGTGGTAGCCGGCGAGATCAAAGAGAATGCAGGCACAATTGATTTACCCATACGCGCCGACTGGGAGAACCGACCGCGACAAAAAGTGTGCTTTGAGCGCGGCAAGCCCTCCATCACGCACTTCACCGTAATCGCTCGGGGGAATAACTCCACCCGTCTGCGCTTGCACCCTGTCACCGGCCGATCACACCAACTCCGCTTGCATTTGCTGAGCATCGGCCACCCGATTCTAGGTTGCGACTTGTACGCTGACCCTGAAAGTTTGTCGCGTTCAGACCGTCTGTTATTGCATGCCGAACGATTAGCCCTGAAACATCCCGTCACAGGTCAATGGCTGAGTATCGAAAGTGAGCCAGCCTTTTAA
- a CDS encoding L-threonylcarbamoyladenylate synthase: protein MSQFFQIHPDNPQARLIKQAADIIRAGGIVVYPTDSAYALGCHIGDKRALDTIRRIRKLDDKHNFTLVCRDLSELANFARVDNAAYRLLKAATPGPYTFILKATPEVPRRLLHAKRKTIGLRVPENNIAQALLAELNEPMMSVTLIMPDDEDPLIDPYEIRDLLEHDVDLVIDGGYCGLEMTTVIDLADDEPVLVRQGKGDIAPFGL, encoded by the coding sequence GTGAGTCAATTTTTTCAGATCCACCCAGACAACCCGCAAGCGCGCTTGATTAAACAGGCGGCAGATATCATTCGTGCAGGCGGAATCGTGGTTTACCCCACGGACTCGGCCTATGCCTTAGGTTGTCATATTGGCGATAAGCGCGCTCTAGATACCATCCGTCGCATTCGTAAACTAGACGATAAGCACAACTTTACCCTCGTGTGCCGTGATTTGTCAGAGCTTGCGAACTTCGCACGCGTCGACAACGCCGCCTACCGTTTGCTCAAAGCTGCAACACCCGGGCCCTACACGTTTATCTTAAAGGCGACGCCTGAGGTGCCCCGACGTCTGCTTCACGCTAAGCGCAAGACCATTGGCCTGCGGGTGCCAGAGAATAATATTGCTCAGGCTTTGTTGGCAGAATTAAACGAGCCCATGATGAGTGTAACGTTGATTATGCCTGACGACGAAGACCCCTTAATCGACCCCTACGAGATTCGGGATTTGCTGGAGCACGATGTAGATCTGGTTATCGATGGCGGCTACTGCGGTTTAGAAATGACGACAGTGATTGATCTGGCCGACGACGAGCCTGTTTTGGTGCGACAAGGCAAAGGGGATATTGCCCCCTTCGGGCTATAG
- the msrA gene encoding peptide-methionine (S)-S-oxide reductase MsrA: protein MDWFSIRKKHTLATAETALPDRSEVLTPGHDHLIYGRSMLPPYASDEQIVYLGMGCFWGAERRMWQQEGVSLTAVGYGGGITKNPTYEDVCSGKTAHVELVMVAYQPAVTSLEALLKIFWEAHDPTQGMRQGNDLGTQYRSAIYTTSDEQLQAAQASCEAYQAGLSAAGYGNITTEIAPFSNFFFAEDYHQQYLHKNPNGYCGLRGTGVSCAI from the coding sequence ATGGACTGGTTCTCGATTCGAAAAAAACATACCTTGGCCACTGCAGAAACGGCCTTACCTGACCGCAGTGAGGTGCTGACGCCAGGGCATGATCATCTGATTTATGGGCGTTCGATGCTGCCCCCTTACGCGTCTGACGAGCAAATCGTCTATTTGGGCATGGGCTGCTTTTGGGGTGCCGAGCGACGCATGTGGCAGCAAGAAGGGGTCAGTTTAACTGCGGTAGGATACGGTGGCGGCATCACGAAAAATCCAACCTATGAAGATGTTTGTAGCGGTAAAACGGCGCACGTGGAACTGGTGATGGTGGCGTATCAACCGGCTGTTACGAGCCTTGAGGCGCTGCTTAAGATTTTCTGGGAAGCCCACGACCCCACTCAGGGTATGCGTCAAGGCAACGACTTGGGCACTCAGTATCGGTCGGCTATTTACACGACGAGTGACGAACAGCTTCAGGCAGCGCAAGCATCTTGCGAGGCTTATCAAGCGGGTTTGAGTGCGGCAGGTTATGGCAACATCACCACAGAGATTGCCCCGTTTTCTAACTTTTTCTTTGCCGAGGACTACCATCAGCAATATCTGCACAAGAATCCAAATGGTTACTGTGGGTTGCGTGGAACGGGTGTGAGCTGTGCTATCTAA
- a CDS encoding peptidylprolyl isomerase, with translation MMTPTARRWLGALSAIYLLITTNTLQAQECDEGDDPSPVVTLATSEGDITLCLFHRKAPITVENFLKYVESGHYEGSIFHRVINGFMIQAGGFDERYEPLPSDSPIVNEAKKSKLHNVRGTIAMARTDDPDSATDQFFINHRNNLRLDWAPGKAGYAVFGKVKDKLSMSTVDFIATAPIKNRGGAFTDSPTKPVVINKVTWVNKP, from the coding sequence ATGATGACACCTACGGCTAGGCGTTGGCTGGGCGCGCTCTCGGCTATTTATCTGCTGATAACAACGAACACTTTGCAAGCGCAAGAATGCGACGAGGGTGATGATCCTTCACCAGTGGTCACCCTCGCGACCTCGGAGGGCGACATCACCCTGTGTTTGTTTCACCGCAAAGCGCCCATTACCGTCGAAAATTTCCTGAAGTATGTTGAATCGGGCCACTACGAAGGCTCGATTTTTCATCGCGTAATCAACGGCTTTATGATTCAAGCGGGTGGGTTTGATGAACGCTATGAACCGTTACCCAGCGACTCCCCCATTGTAAACGAAGCCAAAAAATCGAAACTACACAATGTCCGCGGCACAATCGCGATGGCGCGTACCGACGATCCCGATTCGGCAACAGATCAATTTTTTATCAACCATCGTAACAACTTACGCCTGGACTGGGCCCCGGGCAAAGCCGGCTATGCCGTGTTTGGCAAAGTCAAAGATAAGCTGAGCATGAGCACGGTGGATTTCATTGCGACGGCGCCCATAAAAAATCGGGGCGGCGCCTTCACCGACAGCCCAACCAAACCGGTCGTCATCAACAAAGTGACCTGGGTCAATAAGCCATGA
- a CDS encoding TIGR04211 family SH3 domain-containing protein, whose protein sequence is MTSVQRLAALLTAALILSSALARAEIQYISDKHFVPLRSGPGGQFRIVHRGLPSGTQLEIMQLSEDNEFAEVTTQNGTQGWIRTQYLMDQPPARTVLESMQGSQAELKTRMQNLQSDVDRLRIEKESAVAAMNQAQTDLAETRKALETLRSLSEDAINIETRNQSLTQRVEELTADFEMTQAENQRLRERMEHSQFMDGALAVGLGVLIALLVPRLWPQRKRNSGWS, encoded by the coding sequence ATGACTTCTGTGCAACGTTTAGCGGCTTTATTGACAGCGGCGCTCATACTCAGTAGCGCCCTTGCTCGTGCCGAAATCCAATACATCAGCGACAAGCACTTTGTTCCGCTCCGCAGCGGTCCTGGCGGGCAATTCCGAATCGTCCACCGCGGGCTTCCCAGCGGCACTCAACTCGAGATAATGCAACTGAGTGAAGACAACGAATTTGCCGAGGTAACGACTCAAAATGGCACCCAAGGCTGGATTCGTACCCAGTATCTCATGGACCAACCCCCGGCGCGGACCGTTCTGGAAAGTATGCAGGGCAGCCAAGCCGAGCTCAAAACCCGCATGCAGAATTTACAGAGCGATGTGGACCGTCTTCGAATCGAGAAAGAAAGTGCGGTTGCAGCAATGAATCAAGCGCAAACCGATCTGGCGGAAACTCGAAAAGCGCTAGAAACCTTGCGCAGCTTGTCTGAAGACGCCATCAACATTGAGACTCGAAACCAATCCTTAACTCAGCGGGTCGAAGAACTGACCGCTGACTTCGAAATGACTCAAGCCGAAAACCAACGTTTGCGTGAACGCATGGAACACAGCCAGTTCATGGACGGAGCACTCGCGGTGGGCTTGGGCGTACTCATTGCTTTGTTGGTCCCACGTTTGTGGCCTCAACGCAAGCGCAATTCGGGATGGAGTTAA